One region of Magnetococcus sp. PR-3 genomic DNA includes:
- a CDS encoding acetylxylan esterase: MIPTTNRPPDFHAFWQDTLQKLWAIDPMLERQVLQSQTAPSGMVLERVRFRSWNGVTIRGYHMYHPDPSTPRPLIVHSHGYNSQYTMKPEWVAGGADVLGIDIRGFGRSHQGVERSPLGWVLTHCHSPEQSILRGAVCDQIQAIRVGLSIPPTQGRRLVHWGYSFGGGLAMMAETLYSHAEALVVGVPTFGWPLGRQLLVRQGSGEEINRYLVQQPEAEEDLMMVLRYFDPINFAPDLKLPVLMGYGEEDDVVPAETVLPIAANLTCRHEVERYPVSHTDRPEEIEWNKFRAKCLHFAVHGVPDTFGR, translated from the coding sequence GTGATACCCACAACCAACCGTCCCCCTGATTTTCATGCTTTTTGGCAAGACACCCTCCAAAAACTCTGGGCGATTGACCCCATGCTGGAACGGCAGGTTTTACAATCCCAAACAGCTCCGTCAGGGATGGTTTTGGAGCGGGTGCGTTTTCGTTCCTGGAACGGGGTGACCATTCGCGGTTACCACATGTACCATCCCGACCCCTCTACCCCCCGACCCCTGATTGTGCATAGCCATGGTTACAACAGCCAATACACCATGAAGCCCGAGTGGGTTGCGGGGGGGGCCGATGTGTTAGGGATTGATATTCGTGGGTTTGGTCGTTCACATCAGGGGGTGGAGCGTTCACCCTTGGGCTGGGTGCTGACCCATTGCCACAGTCCAGAGCAGAGTATCTTGCGGGGTGCGGTTTGTGACCAGATCCAGGCCATACGGGTAGGTTTGAGTATCCCGCCAACACAGGGTCGCCGCTTGGTCCACTGGGGTTACAGCTTTGGCGGGGGATTGGCCATGATGGCGGAGACACTCTATAGCCATGCTGAAGCCTTGGTGGTTGGTGTACCAACCTTTGGTTGGCCCCTGGGCAGGCAGCTTTTGGTACGTCAGGGGTCTGGAGAAGAGATTAATCGATATTTGGTTCAACAGCCTGAGGCAGAAGAAGATTTAATGATGGTACTGCGCTACTTTGACCCCATCAACTTTGCGCCGGATCTTAAACTGCCCGTTCTGATGGGTTATGGTGAGGAAGATGATGTGGTACCTGCTGAAACGGTTCTACCCATTGCGGCCAATCTAACCTGCCGTCATGAAGTGGAACGTTACCCTGTGAGCCATACCGACCGTCCTGAAGAGATAGAGTGGAACAAATTTCGGGCCAAGTGTCTTCACTTTGCCGTACATGGGGTGCCGGATACCTTTGGCCGTTAA
- a CDS encoding transglycosylase SLT domain-containing protein has translation MFKQDHSNVLIRMALMTGITLLTVWPHWGHTATRQEVKEMVVKEATKQGVSPTLALAVAKVGSDYQSIAHSKQGAMGVMQLQPRTLDRMLDRFPDMRMESVERPRVNIRLGVNYLKRLLKVHGKNWETALIHYLSGLSPQRTPDGMLSEKEHETVQRMLRWEKRYRDQMTVWQGAANAQVKKLKKRVKRLKRKIQLARQQQEQIEEEDQWYPSPPRRRGGRGGFRHHPRHNFQGNQGGFGRGHRPPPPPHWNQGFGSPSQDADDFWYDSGLQNPKQADMTATNWH, from the coding sequence ATGTTTAAACAAGATCACAGTAATGTTTTGATCCGTATGGCTTTGATGACAGGCATCACCCTGCTGACGGTGTGGCCACATTGGGGACACACAGCCACCCGGCAAGAGGTCAAGGAGATGGTGGTTAAAGAGGCCACCAAACAGGGGGTCTCCCCTACCCTGGCATTAGCCGTTGCCAAAGTGGGCTCTGACTATCAATCCATTGCCCACAGCAAACAGGGCGCCATGGGTGTCATGCAGCTTCAACCCCGTACGCTGGATCGTATGCTGGACCGCTTTCCAGATATGCGTATGGAGTCTGTAGAGCGGCCACGGGTTAATATTCGCCTAGGGGTAAACTATCTTAAGCGCTTACTTAAAGTGCATGGCAAAAACTGGGAAACTGCGTTAATCCACTATTTGAGTGGTCTTTCACCCCAGCGCACGCCGGATGGTATGCTCTCTGAAAAAGAGCATGAGACCGTTCAGCGGATGTTACGGTGGGAAAAACGTTACCGTGATCAGATGACGGTCTGGCAAGGTGCCGCCAATGCTCAGGTCAAAAAACTGAAAAAACGTGTGAAGCGTTTAAAGCGCAAAATTCAGTTGGCCCGCCAGCAGCAAGAGCAGATTGAAGAAGAGGATCAATGGTATCCCTCACCCCCCCGCCGTCGTGGTGGTCGTGGCGGCTTCCGTCACCACCCCCGTCATAACTTTCAAGGCAACCAAGGGGGATTTGGCAGGGGACATCGCCCACCACCACCACCCCATTGGAATCAAGGGTTTGGCAGCCCCAGCCAGGATGCCGATGATTTTTGGTATGACTCCGGCCTTCAAAACCCCAAACAGGCCGATATGACAGCCACCAACTGGCATTAA
- a CDS encoding lytic transglycosylase domain-containing protein yields MIRSLLIVTLLGLTLSLPTLSWAKANKQQRQYIQQMIIQEAKALQIPISLALAVAHVESYFDPRIESHKGARGVMQIMPATAMGEYGIPKKMLWNPQVNVRLGLHFLRRLLQRYKGRVNLALSYYNGGSRVGDLPNARIIPATRRYVAKVRHWQKRYQYKLYRGMDLL; encoded by the coding sequence ATGATCCGGTCACTCCTTATTGTCACGCTGCTTGGCCTTACACTCTCACTACCCACCCTCAGTTGGGCCAAGGCCAATAAACAGCAGCGCCAATATATTCAACAGATGATCATCCAAGAGGCCAAAGCGCTACAGATACCCATCTCCCTCGCTCTGGCTGTGGCCCATGTGGAATCCTATTTCGATCCACGCATTGAAAGCCATAAAGGGGCACGTGGTGTCATGCAGATTATGCCGGCCACGGCCATGGGTGAGTATGGTATTCCAAAAAAAATGCTCTGGAACCCACAGGTTAATGTACGACTTGGCCTACATTTTCTAAGAAGATTACTCCAACGGTATAAGGGACGTGTGAATCTTGCACTATCCTATTACAATGGGGGGTCCCGCGTCGGGGATCTGCCCAATGCCCGTATTATTCCTGCCACCCGTCGTTATGTGGCCAAAGTACGTCATTGGCAAAAACGCTATCAATATAAGCTATACAGAGGCATGGATCTGTTATGA
- a CDS encoding alkaline phosphatase D family protein, with protein sequence MMRSHPGAEHPLLAGPILRRVEPTRVVLWLAMAQPWPIRLILRTASQPEMMFLLDPQSPQLHHIQAGAHLHIMLIDVALPQSLPRDCWIDYRLEVQYEPNGPWQDLTQHCPDMCYPGREMLGFKIPSKVQGVWHGSCRKPHHDSADGLVIADTLMQRMVQEQSHADLSSWPAMLVLSGDQIYGDDVAGPMLRAIHALIEVLNLPNEVLQASEIPSVDSAQQLYQHTDSYYGRTHLLPRDRVNRSLKETLFGGVRKPIFTTETAENHLITLGEYLTMYLLVWSPVVWTFIQPEMPTGLSASNQALYQEEQRIIDQFVEGLPQVQRLLAHLPVAMIFDDHDITDDWNLHRAWEETVYEHPFSRRMIGNGLLAYLVCQGWGNHPDAFPHQMVDPLTQLFQQPGDGSYDDYITQLLHFESWEYTWPTEPPLVVIDTRTRRWRSERAAQQPSGLLDWEAIGDLQHRLRGQDAVLLVSPAPIYGVKLIETIQKIFTWLGKPLMVDAENWMAHPGTAEAILNVFMHRKTPQHFVILSGDVHYSFMYDVELRGRVGGPDIWQITSSGLRNEFPKKLLATLDTLNRWLYAPRSPLNWFTRRRRMRIIPRKPEGHADGRRVLNGAGIGLVELDEAGRPWRVRQFVSAEKGIPFERMEHHSRWQ encoded by the coding sequence ATGATGAGATCCCACCCTGGGGCAGAGCACCCACTTTTGGCTGGCCCCATTTTACGCCGCGTAGAACCTACCCGTGTCGTCTTGTGGCTGGCCATGGCACAACCTTGGCCGATACGTTTGATCCTAAGGACGGCGTCTCAGCCTGAGATGATGTTTCTGTTGGATCCGCAGAGCCCCCAACTTCATCACATACAAGCTGGGGCACACCTTCATATCATGCTTATTGATGTGGCGTTGCCTCAGTCACTACCTAGAGATTGTTGGATTGATTACCGGTTGGAGGTTCAGTATGAGCCCAACGGTCCATGGCAGGATTTAACCCAGCATTGCCCGGATATGTGTTATCCAGGGCGTGAAATGCTGGGGTTTAAAATTCCCTCTAAAGTGCAGGGTGTATGGCATGGTTCCTGTCGCAAACCCCACCATGACTCAGCAGATGGTTTGGTCATTGCAGATACCCTGATGCAGCGCATGGTTCAGGAGCAGAGCCATGCTGATCTCTCCAGCTGGCCTGCCATGTTGGTACTGTCTGGAGATCAGATCTATGGGGATGATGTCGCGGGGCCAATGTTACGGGCCATACATGCTTTGATTGAGGTACTTAATCTACCCAATGAAGTATTACAAGCGTCTGAAATACCCAGTGTAGACTCTGCCCAACAGCTTTACCAACATACCGACAGTTACTATGGGCGGACCCACCTTTTGCCAAGAGATCGTGTGAACCGATCGCTTAAAGAGACCCTTTTTGGTGGTGTGCGTAAGCCGATCTTTACCACGGAAACAGCAGAGAATCATCTGATTACTCTGGGTGAATATCTCACCATGTATCTGCTGGTTTGGTCACCTGTGGTGTGGACGTTTATCCAACCAGAGATGCCGACAGGGTTAAGTGCGTCAAATCAGGCACTCTATCAAGAAGAACAGCGCATTATAGACCAGTTTGTAGAGGGCTTGCCCCAAGTACAGCGGCTTTTGGCCCACCTACCTGTGGCCATGATTTTTGATGATCATGATATTACCGATGACTGGAACTTACACCGGGCCTGGGAAGAGACCGTTTATGAACACCCTTTCTCCCGACGTATGATCGGAAATGGCCTATTGGCATATTTGGTCTGTCAGGGTTGGGGCAACCATCCGGATGCTTTTCCCCATCAAATGGTCGATCCGTTGACTCAACTTTTTCAGCAGCCTGGTGATGGGTCCTATGATGACTACATCACCCAGCTTTTACATTTTGAATCCTGGGAGTACACATGGCCCACCGAGCCACCATTGGTGGTGATCGATACCCGTACCCGTCGTTGGCGCTCTGAGCGTGCTGCGCAACAGCCTTCTGGTTTATTGGATTGGGAAGCCATTGGTGATTTGCAGCACCGCCTAAGGGGGCAAGATGCGGTCTTGCTGGTCTCTCCTGCGCCCATCTATGGGGTGAAGCTTATAGAAACCATACAAAAGATCTTTACCTGGTTGGGTAAGCCTCTCATGGTGGATGCAGAGAACTGGATGGCTCATCCTGGTACGGCTGAGGCTATTCTTAATGTCTTTATGCATCGTAAAACCCCACAGCATTTTGTCATTCTGTCGGGAGACGTCCACTACTCCTTTATGTACGATGTGGAGCTGCGTGGACGGGTAGGGGGGCCCGATATCTGGCAGATTACCAGCAGTGGTCTGCGCAATGAATTCCCTAAAAAATTGTTGGCCACGCTAGATACCCTCAACCGCTGGCTCTATGCACCCCGCTCACCTCTAAACTGGTTTACCCGTCGCCGTCGTATGCGCATTATACCCCGTAAGCCGGAGGGGCATGCCGATGGGCGTCGGGTCTTAAACGGTGCTGGTATTGGTTTGGTGGAGTTGGATGAGGCGGGGCGCCCTTGGCGTGTCCGTCAGTTTGTAAGTGCTGAAAAAGGTATTCCCTTTGAGCGTATGGAGCACCACTCCCGCTGGCAATAG